In the Elizabethkingia bruuniana genome, GTAAAAAGCTAAGATTAATTGTTGCTGTTCTTTCATTTTCATCAGTGATACCACCAACAAACCATTCATTTTTATTTTTTGCCTTACGTGCAATCGTAATGTAATCTCCGGGTTCAGCTTCCAGAATATAAGTGTTGTCCCAGTCTGCTGCTACATCTTTGATGAATTGGAAGGCATCCATGTGTTTTTTGTAATTTTCTGGAAGGTCAGCGGCCATCTGTAGTGGGCTGTATAAAGTTACATAGAGCGCTAATTGTTTTACCAGGGTTGTACTAAGCCTGGCTTTGTTTTTACCATATACGGAAAGATCTCCCTGGAAAATCCCAGGCGTGTAATCCATAGGGCCACCCATTAATCTTGTGAAAGGCAGGATGGTGGTGTGATCGGGGTTGTTTCCGTTGAAAGACTCAAATTCAGTTCCTCTCGCAGACTCCTGAGCTATCCAGTTAGGATAGGTTCGAGATCGTCCGGTGGGTCTTACTGCTTCATGGGAGTTTACCATAATTTTGTACTGCGCCGCCTTTTGAGCTACAAAGTTATAATGATTGACCATCCATTGTCCGTCATGATATTCACTTCTTGGAATAATGGGACCAACATATCCAGTTTTTACAGCTGTATATCCATACTTATTCATGAAAGAAAATGCATCATCCAATTGTCTTTCGTAGTCGGCTGCTGAAGAGGTCGTTTCATGATGCATGATTATCTTTATGCCTTTTGCTTTCGCATAAGCCTGTAATTCTTCTACATTGAAGTCCGGATAGGCTTTTGTAAAGCTGTATATTTTTTCCTTTCCATAAGCCCAGTTGTCTTCCCAACCTTCATTCCAGCCTTCGACAAGTATGGCATCAAATCCATTTTCAGCGGCAAAGTCTATGTATTCTTTCACGTGCTGGGTATTGGCCCCATGATGTTGGTTAGGTTTTAGTCGGGTGTAATCTGTTTCTCCAATTATAATATCCTGATTGTCGCTATAAGCCCAGGTAGATCCTCCTCCTGTAAAGTATTCCCACCAGACACCAATGTATTTTGTAGGCTTTATCCATGATGTGTCTTCAATTTTGCTTGGGTCGTTTAGATTTAGGATAAGTTTAGAGGCGAGTATGTCGCGTGCATCGTCACTGACCACGATAGTTCTCCATGGAGTATTCATCTGAGTTTGTATGTAGGCTTTTTCGCCATTTTTATTAGGGGTAAGATGAGTGCTTAATTTATAGTTCTTATCATCTACATTCAGATGCATAGCGGGATAATCGACCAATGCAGCTTCATGAATGTTGATATATAAACCATTATCAGCTTTTAACATGAGCGGCGTTTGTACAGCCAGGTTTTTTGATGGCGCTTTTGCTGCTAAAGGCTCATCTCTTGCGGTCTCTATTAGTGAAGATATTTCGGAAATTCTAGAGGTCGTAATTCGGAATTCGTTAGTGTCATAATCTGCAGGAATCCAGAAAGCTTTGCAGTTCTGGGCCAGATTGAATTCTGAAAGCTCTTCGTCTATACGAAAGTGTCTTAGGTCTTTTTGAATTGGAAATTCGTATCTGAATCCCAGGCCATCATTAAAAAGCCTAAATCTGATGTTGAGTTGATATCCGGTTTTGGCTTGCTGTAAAGAAATAAGCATCTCATTATGATTGTCTCGGATTGTTTTTTGCTCGCCTAATACAGGGTTCCATGATGTATCGGAGGAGGAAAATTGTGTGTTGGTTATTTTAAAGCTTTCTGCAAAAGAAGTTGGGCTGCTAATTAAAAAGCCAAGCTTGCTACTTTTTACTACATCTTTATTTTTATATTTCAATCTGTAATAGGCTTCGCCTTTCTCATTTAGTAAAAAGCTGAGGGTAAGATTTTTGTCAGGAGATTCCAGCTTTTGAGCCTGAATGAAAACTGAAATAAATAGTATGAGAAAGCAGGCTGTAAAATGCTTCATGAGGTTTTCTGTTTGTGGTTAATTAGATGGGTGAAGTTACAAAAAAAGCCTTTTGAAGAATAATTGTTTGGTTTTGAATGTTTTTCGTGCAGATATTTTTTATTAAAATGTTGGTTTTCTGCGTGTATGTTTGTGATTTTCAAAATAAAAAACTATATTTGCAGAAGTTTTACGGAATTCAATGCAAAGGCCTTCGGAAGAAAGCCTTTTTTCGTAGACATAACAATGAAATATGGAATTTAGGGAGCGCGTACAAGAATTAGTGGATCAGTACCTTGCAACAAGGGAAGATTTGTTTTTAATTGAACTTAAAATTTCTGCAGATAGCAATATTACAGTTATTATTGACGGAGACCAGAGTGTAAGTCTTCAGGATTGTCTGGATGTTAGCCGTGCAGTAGAATTTCAGTTAGACAGAGAAGAGCATGATTTTAGTCTTCAGGTAATGTCACCAGGACTTTCAGAACCGTTGAAGTTACCAAGACAATTTGCTAAAAATATTGGAAGAGAACTGGATGTATTGTTGAATGATGATACAAAAATTCAGGGTGAATTAAAGATTGTTGGTGAAGATTCAATTACCTTAGAGCTGAAATACAGACGTCCTAAGCTTGTAGGGAAAGGTAAAGAAGATGTAATAGAAGACCGGATAATTCCATTGACTGAAATTAAAAAAGCCCTTGTGGTAATTAAATTTTGATTGAAAAAGATAAATAAAAAAGATGAGCAATATAATAAACAATATAGCGTTAATTGAATCCTTTGGGGATTTTAAAGATGAAAAAGGGATCAGTAAGATTGACCTTATGGCGATTATTGAAGATTCACTTAAGACTCTTTTAAGAAAAAGATACGATTCAGATGATCACTTTGATGTTATTGTAAATCCTGATAAAGGAGATTTCCAGATTTTCTTAAACAAGAGAATTGTTGAGGATGAAATGTCAGAAGATGATGATCTTGAAATTGAAATTTCTGAAGCTAAGAAAATCGATCCGACTTTCGAAGTAGGAGAAGAATTTACTCAGGAAATTCCGGTTGCACAGTTAGGAAGAAGAAATATTCTTACATTAAAACAAATCCTGGCAACTAAGCTTCAGGAACATAATAATGCAATGTTATATGATCAATTCCGTGATAGGATTGGTGAAATTGCAGTAGGAGAAGTACACCATATTCGTCACAAACATGTAATTTTGTTAGATGATGAAGGGAATGAATTTATTTTACCAAAAGAAAATCAGATTCCTTCAGACTTCTTTAGAAAAGGAGATAGCGTACGTGCAGTAATCGAAAGTGTAGACTTTAAAGGTTCTAAACCTCAGATTATTGTTTCCAGAACTGCTCCTAAATTCTTAGAAAAATTATTAGAACTTGAAATTCCTGAAATCCAGGACGGAACTATTATCCTGAAGAAAGTAGTTAGAATTCCAGGTGAAAAGGCGAAAATTGCTGTTGACGCTTACGATGACAGAATTGACCCTGTAGGAGCTTGTGTTGGGGTGAAAGGATCAAGAATTCATGGAGTAGTAAGAGAGCTTCGTAATGAGAATATTGATGTGATTCAATGGTCTAAAAATCCTGAGATCTTAGTGAAGAGAGCTCTAGGAAATGTTAATATTCAGAAAGCTGATATGAACGAAGAGCAGTCGCATGCTTTAGTATATGCTCCGGCAGAAGAGATCTCCAAAATTATTGGGAAACAAGGACAGAATATACGTCTTGCATCTTGGTTAACAGGATATAATATCGATGTATACAGAGATAAGGAAGAAGGTGACGATGTTGAGTTAGTAGAATTTGCTGACGAGATCGAAGAATGGATCATTAATGAGTTTAAAAAAGTTGGTCTTGATACTGCAAGAAGTGTACTGGATAAAGAAACAGCTGCATTGGTGGGTATGACTGATCTTGAGTTAGAAACCATTGAGGAAGTAAAACAAATATTGAGAGACGAATTAGACGACTAATCTGGATCTTAACCCAATTTTTATAATAATTACGAATTTAAAAATTCAAAAGAACGAATATTTTTTATGCCAAAAATTAGATTGAATAAAGCGGTAAAGGAACTTAACATCTCTATCTCCAGAGCTGTAGAATATCTACAGTCTAAAGGGATTGAAGTGGAAAGTAATCCTAACGCTCTATTAGAAAGCGAGGCATTTTCTGCATTGGAGGCTGAGTTCCGTAAAGATGGCGAACAGAAGAAAGCTTCCCATGAGGTTGTGATCTCTAAAGTTCCGGATGAAAAACTGGAAATAGAAGAGGTTAAACCTGAGGTGATAAGAGCCAAAGCTGCACCGCAAACTGGTGCCAAAATTTTAGGGAAAATTGATTTGGGAGAAGAGAAGCCGAAAGAAGTAGAAGAAGCTCCTAAGCCAGAACCTGTAAAAGAACCTGCCCAGCCTGTTGTTGAAAAAACAGAGGAGCCTCAGGAGCAGGAATTCAAAGTTTTAGGTAAAATTGATTTATCTCAGATTAGATCAGACAGACCTAAACATTCTGATAAAAAAGATAAAAAACCAGAAGCTCCTAAAAAAGAAGAGCCGAAGGTACAAGCTGAAGCACCGAAAGCGGAAGTAAAACCTGTTGAGAAAAAAGTGGAAGAAGTAAAACCTGCTCAGCCGGAAACTCCGCAAGAGCCACAGAAAATTGAAACTGTTTATCAGAAATTGGATGGTCCAAAAATCTTGAAAGAGAAAGTGGATTTATCACAGTTCCAGCAAAAGCCTAAGAAAGAAAGTGGAGATAACTCTTTCAAGAAGAAAAGAAAGAGAATAACCAAGGAAGGAGGAAACCAAGGGCAGAATAACAACAATAACCAGGGACAAAATAACAACCAGGGCGGAAATAATAATAACAATAATAATTCCGACAGAAAGCCTTTTAACAGAGGTGGTAACCAACAAGGTGGTAACAACAACAACCGTGGAGGTAACAATAACAACCGTGGTGGAAATAATAATAACCGTGGTGGTAATAACAACAGGAATAAGGTTATGCCTGTTGAATTAACTGATGAACAAGTTAAAAACCAGATT is a window encoding:
- the nusA gene encoding transcription termination factor NusA translates to MNNIALIESFGDFKDEKGISKIDLMAIIEDSLKTLLRKRYDSDDHFDVIVNPDKGDFQIFLNKRIVEDEMSEDDDLEIEISEAKKIDPTFEVGEEFTQEIPVAQLGRRNILTLKQILATKLQEHNNAMLYDQFRDRIGEIAVGEVHHIRHKHVILLDDEGNEFILPKENQIPSDFFRKGDSVRAVIESVDFKGSKPQIIVSRTAPKFLEKLLELEIPEIQDGTIILKKVVRIPGEKAKIAVDAYDDRIDPVGACVGVKGSRIHGVVRELRNENIDVIQWSKNPEILVKRALGNVNIQKADMNEEQSHALVYAPAEEISKIIGKQGQNIRLASWLTGYNIDVYRDKEEGDDVELVEFADEIEEWIINEFKKVGLDTARSVLDKETAALVGMTDLELETIEEVKQILRDELDD
- a CDS encoding glycoside hydrolase family 97 protein, which produces MKHFTACFLILFISVFIQAQKLESPDKNLTLSFLLNEKGEAYYRLKYKNKDVVKSSKLGFLISSPTSFAESFKITNTQFSSSDTSWNPVLGEQKTIRDNHNEMLISLQQAKTGYQLNIRFRLFNDGLGFRYEFPIQKDLRHFRIDEELSEFNLAQNCKAFWIPADYDTNEFRITTSRISEISSLIETARDEPLAAKAPSKNLAVQTPLMLKADNGLYINIHEAALVDYPAMHLNVDDKNYKLSTHLTPNKNGEKAYIQTQMNTPWRTIVVSDDARDILASKLILNLNDPSKIEDTSWIKPTKYIGVWWEYFTGGGSTWAYSDNQDIIIGETDYTRLKPNQHHGANTQHVKEYIDFAAENGFDAILVEGWNEGWEDNWAYGKEKIYSFTKAYPDFNVEELQAYAKAKGIKIIMHHETTSSAADYERQLDDAFSFMNKYGYTAVKTGYVGPIIPRSEYHDGQWMVNHYNFVAQKAAQYKIMVNSHEAVRPTGRSRTYPNWIAQESARGTEFESFNGNNPDHTTILPFTRLMGGPMDYTPGIFQGDLSVYGKNKARLSTTLVKQLALYVTLYSPLQMAADLPENYKKHMDAFQFIKDVAADWDNTYILEAEPGDYITIARKAKNKNEWFVGGITDENERTATINLSFLPKGRNFEAIIYEDGKNADWKTSTIDYKINKQKVSSATILKKRLAPSGGIGISIKEIK
- the rimP gene encoding ribosome assembly cofactor RimP, yielding MEFRERVQELVDQYLATREDLFLIELKISADSNITVIIDGDQSVSLQDCLDVSRAVEFQLDREEHDFSLQVMSPGLSEPLKLPRQFAKNIGRELDVLLNDDTKIQGELKIVGEDSITLELKYRRPKLVGKGKEDVIEDRIIPLTEIKKALVVIKF